AGGGGGGCTGGGATGCAGGGGGACCCGAGGGGACACGGCACGGGGGTGACACCCCTCTCCTGGTGCCACCACAGACACCGAGGCCTGGGAGCGGCTGTGGGCGCGCAGCCAGCTGGTCCTGCACACTGGGGGGCAGGCGCTGACCTGCTCCCTCTCGGCCCCCTGTGACCTCCCGGCTGAGCTGGTGCCCTGCTGGCAGCCGGAGCCCGCCGGGCCCTGCCAagccctgcccagcctgcagcagcccgCTGTGGGGCAGGTGAGTGGGGCTccgtggggtgctgggggcccaGGGGGGACGCAGGTGGCACTGATGGGGCATCCCTTCCGCCCACAGGGACCCCAGGAGTTTGGGGGGCTGCAGCCGCACCCCAACCTCTGCATGCAGGTAGGacacctccctgccccacagctgctccacggctgccccacggctgccccatgggcagccccaggcactgCTAACCCGTTTTCTGGGGTAGGTGTGGAGCGGTGGGCAGGTCCGGCTGACCCAGTGCCTGCGGGACCGTGAGTATTGCCAGGGTGGGAGGGCAGGGTCAGCCCGGGGTCCGGCTGTGGGGTGAGCCCCCCCTGGCCTCCCctggccgccgcccccccccccaacctcctgcATCCCCAGGAGCGCTGCCCGGCCGCACCGATgacctcctgctgctggagcgcAGGGAGCGCGGGGGGAACGCCTCGCTGTGCGCCCTGGAGCAAGGCACATGCACGCCCCTCTCCAGCTTCGCCAGCGCGGTAAGGGGCAGGGACGCCCGTGTCCCGGCGGTGGTGGCACTGGCAGCACAGCCGTCTCACCCCCTGCTGCCTTCACAGGGAGCCGGGCGCCCTGGGCTGCTAGAGCAGGAGCTGCGGCAGGATGTGGCGGCGGGGCAGTGCAGGCAGGTCAGTGCGGGCAGCTGGCGGGCAGCGGGCAAGGACCAGGCAGCATGTgacctgtccctgtccctgtccccacaggtCTGGCACCCTGAGAATGGCACCGGGGTCATGCTCTGGGCCTGTCCCCTGCACAAATGTGAGTGTCCTTGGCCGCgccgggggagaggggggctggTGTGGGGCCGAGGGAGGGCACCCACCCTGTGGAGCTACCGGGCGGGTGCCGGGGAGCATCGGTGGGTGCCGGGGACCCTCGGCAGGTGCTGACCCCTGCCCGCAGACCTGCGTGCCCGCTGGGCGCTGGTGTGGatgggggtgctgctgggggctgcctgcctcctgctcctgctcctgctgaagaAGGACGTGAAAGGTGAGCGGTGCCTGCCTGGGGGCCGTGCCTGGCCCGGGATCCCCCCCGGGACCCCGCCTCACCGCCTCTCCTCCCCGCAGGCTGGCTGAAGTCCCTGAGGGCTGACTACGGCTCCGAGGGTGAGTGTGGGGCGAGCctggggtctggggggggggggcagggatgtCCTTGCCTTCCCCACAAGGGTcaggggggcagagccggggggtgGTCCCCCCCATCAGGTGTGGTCCCTGCTTGCTTCCCACCATGGCTGCCCCATAGGGTGGGTAGGGGTGTAGGGGGACAGAGCAGAGGGTGGGAACCCTATCGGGGGGGGTCTCAGCCTGCTTCCCACCGTGGCTGTCCCTTAGCTTGGGTAcggggggtgctgcaggggttgGGGGACAGAGTGGGGGGTGCGTCCCTCCATCATGGGTGCCCCCCCCCATTGTGAGTGGTCCAGCCTCCTTCCCACCATGGCTGTCCCTTAGGATAGGTAGGGGAGTTGGGGGACAGAGCAGGGGGTGGGTCTCCCATTGGTGGAGGTCCCTGCCTGCTTCTCACAGTGGCTGTCCCATAGAGTACGTAGAGGGACAGATCAGGGGGTGGGTCCCCCATATGGGGGGGTCCCAGCCTGCTTCCCAGCATGGCTGCCCCATAGGGTGGGTATGGGGTGCCCAGGCGGGGTTCAGGCACTGATGGTACCCCCCCAGGCCCGCTGCGAGGCCGGCGGGCACTGCTGGTGCATGCGGCGGAGCCGGCGGCAGAGCGGGCAGCGTGCGCCTTGACGGCGGCCCTGCACCCGCTGGGGCTGGCAGTGGTGGCGGCACCAGGAGGTGGCAGCGGGGTAGCGGCATGGGGGCCACTGCCCTGGCTGCACGCCCAGCACCGGCGGGCGCTGCGTGACGGTGACACCAtcatcctccttctctccccGGCGGCTGTGGCTGCCGCACGCCGGTGGGACTCCGGGGCCAGGGCCgtgccgggggccggggccaCTGAAAGTGGCCCCGGCCCCCGGCATGGCCCCGGCCCCGATGAAGTCCCCACTGTAGCACCCTGTGAGGTGTTTGCGGCGGCTCTGTCCTGTGCCGTGCCGATGCTGGCGGCAGGCAACGGGCGCTACGTGGTGGCCCGGCTAGAGGCCTTGGTGCCGGCGGTGCCGCCGGCActgcgggcagcccctgctttcGCGCTGCCCAGCGAGGTGGGGGGTTTCCTGCGGGCGCTGGCAGGACCGGgtcggcggcggggccggtggcCGGAGCCGTGCGTGGCGGCGGTAGCCGAGGGGCTGCAGCGGGCAGTGGGGGAGTAAAGCAGCGACAGTGGCTTTGCTATGCACGGGTCCATCCTCtgtggggtgtgtgggggggaggtTGGGGACTGGGGTGGATTGGTGAGGGGTGATGGGGAGGTAAGGGGGGGTCGGGGGCAGGAGCGGGGTCTGGGCTggttgggggtggaggggaactGGGCTGGTTTGGTTGGAGGGTGGATGGGGAACTGGACCAGTTCAGGGGGATGAGGAGGAAGTAGGCCAGTTCGGGAGGGGTAAGGGGAACTGGACCAGTTCAGGGGGGATGAGGGAGAACTGGGCTAGTTTTGGGGGGGTGAGAGGGAACTGGACCAGTTCAGGGGTATGAGGGGAACTGGACCACtttggaggggtgaggggggactGGGCCAGTTCAGGGGGGGATGAGGGAACTGGGCCAATCTGGGGGGATGAGAGGGAACTGGACCAATTTGGCTGGAGGGGGAAGGTGACCTGGGCTGGTTTGACTGGTGGGGGGTGATGGGGACCGGCCCAGTCAGGTCGGGTGGTGAGGGGCTCGTCCAGGCCAGGCGGGAGCCGGGCCGGTGCGTTCCGGGGAGCCGCTCCCGGACCGTGCGGTGTCACCGGCCCGACCCATCCGCGCTCCCCGCGCCGGGTGCCCTTGACCGTGGCCCCTTTAAGGCGCGGGgaggcggggcccggcgggcggcgcgggtTGGCTGGGAGCGGGGGGGTCGGCAGCGGCGGGCGCGCGGCCATTGGCGGGGGCGGTGGGCGCTGAGTCAGCGGCCGCGCCCCACGTggtgcgggcggggcggggcggggggaggaggaggaggaggaggaggaggatggggccgcggcggcgcctgGCGGccgcgctgctgccgctgccggcccggcgggggggggccgggctggggggggccctGCTGGGGGCCGCCCTCCTCGGGGGGGTCCTGCTGGCGGCCGCCCGCGCCCACCCGGACgcggacccggacccggacccggaccgGGACGGGGCCGAGCCCTGCCGAGCCTGCCGCGGCCTCGCCGACAGCTTCAGCagggtgcggggcggggggggcacacacacacacacacacacacacggggcCTGTGGggccacgggggggggggtgatggggcCTTGGGGGGGTTATGGGGTGACACAGCCCCTGCTGTGG
The genomic region above belongs to Aptenodytes patagonicus chromosome 8, bAptPat1.pri.cur, whole genome shotgun sequence and contains:
- the IL17RC gene encoding interleukin-17 receptor C, which gives rise to MRPLGQLLLLPLLLLAVGGRGAPRDTLACSQGLACRLLDTDMLCGTEPLGPGCGLVLARLQLEPALRCTGPVACLPCLEARLRLALPPGTGEPRCPASSGIPGAEDGGKGERWSPMDGAASSQPNITGLLLLSGHAYAFSRCVAVEVRVPLAPTLPGRPLGWVTFRCFEAPLGSELHVTAYTNSRSRRRLSQWQRVPDCSWPAAQAAVPQCQVPRLQVSPGPKEVVVEVQGAMAGHSYTLRLYHNQSHGAGGSGRTVTTSGPMNYSLPADEVLPCLCLQVWPETQDPPRATLCPFSNDTEAWERLWARSQLVLHTGGQALTCSLSAPCDLPAELVPCWQPEPAGPCQALPSLQQPAVGQGPQEFGGLQPHPNLCMQVWSGGQVRLTQCLRDRALPGRTDDLLLLERRERGGNASLCALEQGTCTPLSSFASAGAGRPGLLEQELRQDVAAGQCRQVWHPENGTGVMLWACPLHKYLRARWALVWMGVLLGAACLLLLLLLKKDVKGWLKSLRADYGSEGPLRGRRALLVHAAEPAAERAACALTAALHPLGLAVVAAPGGGSGVAAWGPLPWLHAQHRRALRDGDTIILLLSPAAVAAARRWDSGARAVPGAGATESGPGPRHGPGPDEVPTVAPCEVFAAALSCAVPMLAAGNGRYVVARLEALVPAVPPALRAAPAFALPSEVGGFLRALAGPGRRRGRWPEPCVAAVAEGLQRAVGE